The Pedococcus dokdonensis region GACATCCGACGAACGACGTGAACTCATCGAAAGGACACTCAGTGGACTACGCGCCCTCTAACCGCAACAGCGCCTCGACGAAGATTGTCGTGGCCGGCGGCTTCGGCGTCGGCAAGACCACCTTCGTTGGTGCCGTCTCCGAGATCGACCCCCTGCGCACCGAGGCTCTCGTGACGAACGAGTCCGAGGGTCAGGACGACATCTCCAAGGTGCAGCAGAAGCACACCACCACCGTGGCGATGGACTTCGGCCGCATCACCCTGGCCGAGAACCTCATCCTCTACCTGTTCGGCACCCCCGGCCAGCGTCGCTTCTGGTTCATGTGGGACGACCTCGTGAAGGGCGCCATCGGCGCGGTCGTGCTGGTC contains the following coding sequences:
- a CDS encoding GTP-binding protein; the protein is MDYAPSNRNSASTKIVVAGGFGVGKTTFVGAVSEIDPLRTEALVTNESEGQDDISKVQQKHTTTVAMDFGRITLAENLILYLFGTPGQRRFWFMWDDLVKGAIGAVVLVDVRRLDDSFAAVDYFEAKGLPFIVALNQFDGSQEFGADDIREALAIPSHIPVIEVDARERESAKQALVRITEFALTQLTGVKASA